In a genomic window of Pangasianodon hypophthalmus isolate fPanHyp1 chromosome 19, fPanHyp1.pri, whole genome shotgun sequence:
- the matn3a gene encoding matrilin-3a isoform X6, with amino-acid sequence MKPFIAVLLSCLSFIHLVDISDCYNVIYPSQILAQSYAQRRNYANPSNTRLPLRTLNPAATDSHCRSRPLDLVFIIDSSRSVRPGEFEKVKVFLSDMVDTLDIGADATRVAVVNYASTVKIEFLLKDHLKKQNMKQAISVIEPLAAGTMTGLAIKKAMEEAFTEQSGARPKSQNIAKVAIIVTDGRPQDQVEEVSAAARARGIEIYAVGVDRADMRSLKLMASNPLEDHVFYVETYGVIEKLTSKFRETLCGVSPCKIGHSCQHICVGSGMSYYCKCRPGYVLNEDKRTCSIGRDGGRDGHTDGAGNGRNDGDEDSESSTSIDACALGHDCQHTCVSSGSSYYCTCPPGFVLMQDKKSCFKASVGDDDDDDDDDSSASLDQCEMGHDCEHICVSSDGSYHCECRRGFVLNEDKKTCSRLDQCGMGHDCEHICVSSDGSYHCECWRGFVLNEDKKTCSQVKVEVIQDPCHCEAILAFQRQTQNSIQALNGKLADITKKVEQMERMLSHK; translated from the exons ATGAAGCCCTTCATCGCGGTTTTACTCTCTTGcctttcattcatccatttggTGGATATCTCTGACTGCTATAATGTTATTTATCCATCACAGATTTTAGCCCAAAGTTACGCACAAAGAAGAAACTATGCTAATCCATCCAACACCAGACTACCACTGAGGACGCTTAATCCAGCAG cTACAGATTCTCACTGTAGGAGCCGCCCACTGGACCTTGTCTTTATCATAGACAGCTCTCGCAGTGTGCGTCCAGGTGAGTTTGAGAAGGTTAAGGTCTTCCTTTCAGACATGGTGGACACTCTGGACATCGGCGCTGATGCCACCCGGGTCGCCGTGGTGAACTACGCCAGCACTGTCAAAATCGAGTTCCTCCTCAAAGAccatctgaaaaaacaaaacatgaagcaAGCAATCAGTGTCATCGAACCCCTGGCTGCGGGGACCATGACCGGTCTGGCCATCAAGAAAGCCATGGAAGAGGCCTTCACCGAGCAGTCAGGGGCACGGCCGAAATCACAGAACATCGCAAAGGTGGCCATCATTGTCACGGATGGGCGTCCTCAGGATCAGGTGGAGGAGGTGTCTGCTGCAGCCCGAGCCCGAGGGATCGAGATCTACGCCGTGGGGGTGGACCGGGCCGACATGCGGTCGCTCAAGCTCATGGCCAGCAACCCACTGGAAGACCACGTGTTCTACGTGGAGACGTACGGCGTCATCGAGAAGCTCACCTCCAAGTTCAGGGAGACTCTGTGTG GTGTATCCCCATGCAAAATTGGACACAGCTGTCAACACATCTGTGTTGGAAGTGGAATGTCCTATTACTGCAAGTGTCGTCCTGGCTATGTCTTAAACGAAGACAAGAGAACATGTTCCATTGGCAGGGATGGTGGCCGTGATGGTCACACCGATGGTGCAGGCAATGGACGTAATGATGGCGACGAAGATAGTGAAAGTAGCACCA GTATCGATGCTTGTGCACTGGGTCATGACTGTCAGCACACTTGTGTGAGCAGTGGCTCCTCCTATTACTGCACCTGTCCCCCAGGCTTTGTCTTGATGCAGGACAAGAAGTCTTGTTTCAAGGCCagtgttggtgatgatgatgatgatgatgatgatgacagtagTGCCA GTCTGGACCAGTGTGAGATGGGACATGACTGTGAGCACATTTGTGTCAGCAGTGATGGCTCCTATCACTGTGAATGCCGGAGAGGCTTTGTCTTGAATGAAGACAAGAAAACTTGTTCAC GTCTGGACCAGTGCGGGATGGGACATGACTGTGAGCACATTTGTGTCAGCAGTGATGGCTCCTATCACTGTGAATGCTGGAGGGgctttgttttaaatgaagaCAAGAAAACTTGTTCAC AGGTGAAGGTGGAGGTCATTCAGGATCCGTGTCACTGTGAGGCCATACTGGCTTTCCAAAGGCAGACACAAAACTCCATCCAGGCCCTGAATGGCAA ACTAGCAGACATCACCAAGAAAGTTGAGCAAATGGAAAGGATGTTGTCCCACAAGTGA
- the matn3a gene encoding matrilin-3a isoform X8: MKPFIAVLLSCLSFIHLVDISDCYNVIYPSQILAQSYAQRRNYANPSNTRLPLRTLNPAATDSHCRSRPLDLVFIIDSSRSVRPGEFEKVKVFLSDMVDTLDIGADATRVAVVNYASTVKIEFLLKDHLKKQNMKQAISVIEPLAAGTMTGLAIKKAMEEAFTEQSGARPKSQNIAKVAIIVTDGRPQDQVEEVSAAARARGIEIYAVGVDRADMRSLKLMASNPLEDHVFYVETYGVIEKLTSKFRETLCEVKVEVIQDPCHCEAILAFQRQTQNSIQALNGKLADITKKVEQMERMLSHK, translated from the exons ATGAAGCCCTTCATCGCGGTTTTACTCTCTTGcctttcattcatccatttggTGGATATCTCTGACTGCTATAATGTTATTTATCCATCACAGATTTTAGCCCAAAGTTACGCACAAAGAAGAAACTATGCTAATCCATCCAACACCAGACTACCACTGAGGACGCTTAATCCAGCAG cTACAGATTCTCACTGTAGGAGCCGCCCACTGGACCTTGTCTTTATCATAGACAGCTCTCGCAGTGTGCGTCCAGGTGAGTTTGAGAAGGTTAAGGTCTTCCTTTCAGACATGGTGGACACTCTGGACATCGGCGCTGATGCCACCCGGGTCGCCGTGGTGAACTACGCCAGCACTGTCAAAATCGAGTTCCTCCTCAAAGAccatctgaaaaaacaaaacatgaagcaAGCAATCAGTGTCATCGAACCCCTGGCTGCGGGGACCATGACCGGTCTGGCCATCAAGAAAGCCATGGAAGAGGCCTTCACCGAGCAGTCAGGGGCACGGCCGAAATCACAGAACATCGCAAAGGTGGCCATCATTGTCACGGATGGGCGTCCTCAGGATCAGGTGGAGGAGGTGTCTGCTGCAGCCCGAGCCCGAGGGATCGAGATCTACGCCGTGGGGGTGGACCGGGCCGACATGCGGTCGCTCAAGCTCATGGCCAGCAACCCACTGGAAGACCACGTGTTCTACGTGGAGACGTACGGCGTCATCGAGAAGCTCACCTCCAAGTTCAGGGAGACTCTGTGTG AGGTGAAGGTGGAGGTCATTCAGGATCCGTGTCACTGTGAGGCCATACTGGCTTTCCAAAGGCAGACACAAAACTCCATCCAGGCCCTGAATGGCAA ACTAGCAGACATCACCAAGAAAGTTGAGCAAATGGAAAGGATGTTGTCCCACAAGTGA
- the matn3a gene encoding matrilin-3a isoform X2 — MKPFIAVLLSCLSFIHLVDISDCYNVIYPSQILAQSYAQRRNYANPSNTRLPLRTLNPADSSKYRLNGEQYLHKDQPKVLPQLVSYPIPKSLSPAKVYDWQKDLSTTEKRPSPSPENQQLKGEWTPVVCRKVSTSEGSLTGSDGRVTVTEESLAGQERSRAAPEETLAVPGLSTTVKEQSLVIPELSPAGPDRSHPGQGQSREGPEQPLVVPGLSTLVPEISFTDPEQSLVIPEPSHVGPEKSLVVPGLSFSDPEQSLVVPEVTPGGPEQSAANPERSHIPTGDPGIPFQPTSPPVHQWTWITSSLRPNLSLPKSTLAPQLFRESTSSQSVPASTLAPQLSNEATSSRFLPASTLAPQQYPKTTSAQPQAPLSAGRTATDSHCRSRPLDLVFIIDSSRSVRPGEFEKVKVFLSDMVDTLDIGADATRVAVVNYASTVKIEFLLKDHLKKQNMKQAISVIEPLAAGTMTGLAIKKAMEEAFTEQSGARPKSQNIAKVAIIVTDGRPQDQVEEVSAAARARGIEIYAVGVDRADMRSLKLMASNPLEDHVFYVETYGVIEKLTSKFRETLCGVSPCKIGHSCQHICVGSGMSYYCKCRPGYVLNEDKRTCSIGRDGGRDGHTDGAGNGRNDGDEDSESSTSIDACALGHDCQHTCVSSGSSYYCTCPPGFVLMQDKKSCFKASVGDDDDDDDDDSSASLDQCEMGHDCEHICVSSDGSYHCECRRGFVLNEDKKTCSRLDQCGMGHDCEHICVSSDGSYHCECWRGFVLNEDKKTCSQVKVEVIQDPCHCEAILAFQRQTQNSIQALNGKLADITKKVEQMERMLSHK; from the exons ATGAAGCCCTTCATCGCGGTTTTACTCTCTTGcctttcattcatccatttggTGGATATCTCTGACTGCTATAATGTTATTTATCCATCACAGATTTTAGCCCAAAGTTACGCACAAAGAAGAAACTATGCTAATCCATCCAACACCAGACTACCACTGAGGACGCTTAATCCAGCAG ACAGCAGTAAATATCGGTTAAATGGAGAGCAGTATCTTCATAAAGACCAGCCAAAGGTTTTGCCACAACTGGTGAGCTATCCTATACCCAAGAGTCTTTCTCCAGCTAAGGTTTATGACTGGCAAAAAGACTTATCCACAACAGAGAAAAGGCCGTCTCCATCGCCGGAGAACCAGCAGCTGAAGGGTGAATGGACACCAGTAGTTTGCCGCAAAGTATCAACTTCTGAAGGATCGCTTACAGGTTCAGACGGACGCGTTACAGTCACGGAAGAATCGCTTGCAGGTCAGGAACGTTCGCGTGCAGCTCCGGAAGAAACACTTGCAGTTCCAGGACTTTCAACCACAGTTAAAGAACAATCACTTGTAATTCCAGAATTATCACCTGCAGGTCCAGACAGGTCACATCCAGGCCAGGGACAATCACGAGAAGGTCCAGAACAACCACTTGTAGTTCCAGGACTTTCAACTTTAGTACCAGAAATTTCGTTTACAGATCCAGAACAGTCACTTGTAATTCCAGAACCTTCACATGTAGGTCCAGAAAAGTCTCTTGTAGTTCCAGGACTTTCATTTTCAGACCCAGAACAATCACTTGTAGTTCCAGAAGTAACACCTGGAGGTCCTGAACAATCAGCAGCAAATCCAGAACGATCACACATTCCAACAGGTGACCCAGGGATACCTTTCCAACCAACATCTCCTCCTGTACACCAGTGGACCTGGATAACCTCCTCACTGCGGCCAAATCTCTCACTGCCAAAGTCCACTCTGGCGCCACAACTATTCCGTGAATCCACCTCATCTCAGTCCGTGCCAGCATCCACTCTGGCGCCACAACTATCCAATGAAGCCACCTCATCTCGATTCTTGCCAGCGTCCACTCTGGCGCCACAGCAGTATCCTAAAACAACCTCAGCTCAGCCTCAGGCTCCACTCAGTGCAGGGAGGACAG cTACAGATTCTCACTGTAGGAGCCGCCCACTGGACCTTGTCTTTATCATAGACAGCTCTCGCAGTGTGCGTCCAGGTGAGTTTGAGAAGGTTAAGGTCTTCCTTTCAGACATGGTGGACACTCTGGACATCGGCGCTGATGCCACCCGGGTCGCCGTGGTGAACTACGCCAGCACTGTCAAAATCGAGTTCCTCCTCAAAGAccatctgaaaaaacaaaacatgaagcaAGCAATCAGTGTCATCGAACCCCTGGCTGCGGGGACCATGACCGGTCTGGCCATCAAGAAAGCCATGGAAGAGGCCTTCACCGAGCAGTCAGGGGCACGGCCGAAATCACAGAACATCGCAAAGGTGGCCATCATTGTCACGGATGGGCGTCCTCAGGATCAGGTGGAGGAGGTGTCTGCTGCAGCCCGAGCCCGAGGGATCGAGATCTACGCCGTGGGGGTGGACCGGGCCGACATGCGGTCGCTCAAGCTCATGGCCAGCAACCCACTGGAAGACCACGTGTTCTACGTGGAGACGTACGGCGTCATCGAGAAGCTCACCTCCAAGTTCAGGGAGACTCTGTGTG GTGTATCCCCATGCAAAATTGGACACAGCTGTCAACACATCTGTGTTGGAAGTGGAATGTCCTATTACTGCAAGTGTCGTCCTGGCTATGTCTTAAACGAAGACAAGAGAACATGTTCCATTGGCAGGGATGGTGGCCGTGATGGTCACACCGATGGTGCAGGCAATGGACGTAATGATGGCGACGAAGATAGTGAAAGTAGCACCA GTATCGATGCTTGTGCACTGGGTCATGACTGTCAGCACACTTGTGTGAGCAGTGGCTCCTCCTATTACTGCACCTGTCCCCCAGGCTTTGTCTTGATGCAGGACAAGAAGTCTTGTTTCAAGGCCagtgttggtgatgatgatgatgatgatgatgatgacagtagTGCCA GTCTGGACCAGTGTGAGATGGGACATGACTGTGAGCACATTTGTGTCAGCAGTGATGGCTCCTATCACTGTGAATGCCGGAGAGGCTTTGTCTTGAATGAAGACAAGAAAACTTGTTCAC GTCTGGACCAGTGCGGGATGGGACATGACTGTGAGCACATTTGTGTCAGCAGTGATGGCTCCTATCACTGTGAATGCTGGAGGGgctttgttttaaatgaagaCAAGAAAACTTGTTCAC AGGTGAAGGTGGAGGTCATTCAGGATCCGTGTCACTGTGAGGCCATACTGGCTTTCCAAAGGCAGACACAAAACTCCATCCAGGCCCTGAATGGCAA ACTAGCAGACATCACCAAGAAAGTTGAGCAAATGGAAAGGATGTTGTCCCACAAGTGA